Below is a genomic region from Bradyrhizobium sp. 1(2017).
AAGCGTGAAAGTCCTGATCCTCGGCAGCGGTGTCATCGGTGTCACCTCTGCCTACTACCTGGCGCGTGCCGGCCACGAGGTGACGGTCGTCGACCGTCAGCCGGAGCCGGCACTGGAGACCTCCTTCGCCAACGCCGGCGAGGTGTCGCCCGGCTATTCCTCGCCCTGGGCAGGCCCCGGCGTGCCGGTGAAGGCGGTCAAGTGGCTCTTGATGAAGCATGGGCCGCTGGTGGTCCGGCCCAAGCTCGATCCCGTCATGTGGGTCTGGCTGCTCAAGATGCTGCGCAACTGCACCAGTGCGCGCTACGCGGTCAATAAGAGCCGGATGATCCCGATCGCGGAATACAGCCGCGATTCCCTGCGCGATCTCAGGCGCGACATCGGCATTCAATATGACGAGCGCTCGCAAGGCACGCTCCAGCTGTTCCGCTACCAGGCCCAGCTCGACGGCACGGCCGAGGACATCGCCGTGCTCAAGCAATACGGTGTTCCCTTCGAGGTGCTGAGCCGCGAGGGCTGTATCGCGGTCGAGCCGGCGCTATCAGGCGTGAAGGAGAAGTTCGTCGGTGGGCTTCGCCTGCCGCAGGACGAAACCGGCGACTGCCACATGTTCACGCGGGCGCTGGCCAAGCATGCCGAGGCGCTTGGCGTGCGCTTCATGTTCAACACCGGCATCGACCGCATCGTCACCGACGGCGCGCGTGTCAGCGGTGTTGCGACCAGTGCCGGCTTGTTGCAGGCCGACGCTTACGTGCTCGCGCTCGGCAGCTGGTCGTCGCGCCTCGTGGCGCCGCTCGGCATTTCGCTGCCGGTCTATCCGGTGAAGGGCTATTCGATCACGGTGCCGATCAAGGACGCCTCCGGTGCGCCGGAATCCACCGTGATGGACGAGAGCTACAAGGTCGCGATCACGCGCCTCGGCAATCGCATCCGCGTCGGCGGCACCGCGGAAATCTCGGGCTATTCGGACAAGCTCTACGACGCCCGCCGCGCCACGCTCGATCATTCGCTGACCGATCTGTTCCCGCGCGGCGGCGATCTCGCCAAGGCGACGTTCTGGAGCGGCCTGCGCCCGATGACCCCGGACGGCCCGCCGGTGATCGGCCCGACGCAATACGCCAATCTCCACCTCAACACCGGCCACGGTACGCTGGGCTGGACCATGTCCTGCGGCTCGGGGCGCGTGCTTGCCGACATGCTGTCGGGCAGGAAGCCGGACATCGACGTCAGCGCGCTGACGGTGGAGCGGTACAAGCACCGGTTCGGGTGATTGACGCTATCATTCCGGAGCGATGCGAAGCATCGAGCCCGGAATCTCGAGATTCCGGGTTCGCCTCTTCGAGGCGCTCCGGAATGACAGCAACCGGCTACTACGCCCCCGTCACGCAATTCACCCAGAGCACAACGGCCTTCGCATCCTCGGCCGGATTTGAAAACCGGTGCGGCCGCCGGCTCGCAAATCTGAAACTATCCCCGCTCTTCAGCGACCATGTCTCGCTGTCCACCGTCAGCATCATCTCGCCTTCGAGCACGAGGCCGGCCTCTTCGCCGTCATGGGTGTAGAGCTCGTCGCCGGTTGAGCCGCCGGGATCCAGATGCACCAGGAACAGGTTCAGTTTGTTGTCGGCGCTTGCCGGGCTCAGCAATTGCTTGGACACGCCGGTGCGCCAGAGTTTCAATTCGGGCCGTTGCAGCCCGCGTGTCACCACCTGGTCAGATGCACCGTCGGCACTCGGGCTCGCGCCGAACAGCGCGGCGATGCCGACGCCGAACACGTCCGCCAGCGTTGCCAGCACGCGCAGCGAGGGTGATGACAGGCCGCGCTCGATCTGGCTGAGAAAGCCGATCGACAGCGCGGTGCGCGCCGCGACCGTTTCCAGCGAGAATTGCCTGACGCGCCGGAGATCCCTGATGTGGCGGCCGACCGCGACATCCATCGCGGGCTCCCTGGGTTTGGTGACGGCCTTGGTTCTGGCCTTCGGCTTCCTCGCCGGCCTTGCGGCGGCGGGTTTGCGCATTCTTTTGCCACCGCTCACGTCAGATCGCTTCCTTCATGTGCATGAAAACCGCTTGCGTGATCCACAAAAATGTGACCAAATTTTCATATTGGTGAAAATAGGCCGAAACGGCTTGGCCCGCAATGTCGGCGATCACGGCAAGTGCGAGCGCCGCCATCGGCCAGGCCCACAGGGGGATGCAATGAAGCGTTTTGGTCTGGCCGCGGTCGCGGCACTGGCAATTGCAGCGGTGACGCCGGCTTCGGCGCAGCAGGTGTTGAAAGTCGGCTCGACCCCGACGGGCATTCCCTTCACCTTCCTCGACACCAAGACCAACACCATTCAGGGCATCATGGTCGATCTCGTCACCGAAGTCGGCAAGGACGCCGGCTTCAACGTGCAGATCGAGCCGATGCAGTTCTCGGCGCTGATCCCGTCGTTGACCTCGAGCAAGATCGACATCATCGCGGCCGCGATGTTCATCACGCCGCCGCGGAAAGAGGTCGTCGACTTCTCCGATCCGATCTATACCTATGGCGAAGGCTTGGTGGTGCCGAAGAGCGATACCAAGGCCTATGCCACGCAGGATGATCTCAAGGGCCAGACGGTCGGCGCCCAGGTCGGCACCGCCTTCGTCGACGCGCTGAAGAAAACCGGCCTGTTCGCCGAGGTGAAGGCCTACGACACCATCCCCGACATCCTGCGCGACGTGAATACCGGACGCCTCAAGGCCGGCTACGCCGACTATCCGATCCTCGCCTACAATCTGAAGCAGGGCGGCTTCCCCGAGGTGCGTCTCGTCGACGGCTACAAGCCGGTGACCGTCGGCTCGGTCGGCATCGGCGTTCGCAAGGGCGAAGCTGCGCTGCTCGGCAAGATCAACGCCTCGCTGGCGAAGCTGAAGGCCAACGGCACCATCGACAAGATCCTCGACAAATGGGGCCTGAAGGCACAGGGTTGACCAGGCTGCACGATGAAAGGCTTCTGGCACGACGCCGTCGAATTCTTCCCGATCCTGTTGAACGGCGTCGCGCTGACGATCATCGTCACCATCGGCTCGCTGCTGCTCTCGACGGTGCTGGGCCTGATCTGGGCAATGATGCGGGTCTCCGGCATCAAGGTGCTGTCGATGCTCAGCGCCAGCCTGATCAATGTGATCCGCGGCATCCCGATCATCGTGCTGCTGTTCTACCTCTATTTCGTGATGCCTGAACTCGGCGTCACGCTCTCGGCCTTGCAGGCCGCGATCCTCGGGCTCGGCATCGCCTATTCGGCCTACCAGGCGGAGAATTTCCGGGCGGGCATCGAGGCGATCGACAAGGGGCAGATCGAGGCGGCACAGTCGATCGGCATGGGCTGGTGGCTCACCATGCGCCGCGTGGTGCTGCCGCAGGCGGTGCGCATCGTGCTGCCTCCTTACGGCAACGTGATGATCATGATGCTGAAGGATTCCTCGCAGGCTTCCACCATCACGGTCGCCGAGCTTGCCCTGCAAGGCAAGCTGATCGCGTCATCCACCTTCAAGAACACCAGCGTCTTCACCCTCGTGGCGCTGATGTATCTCACCATGAGCATCCCGCTGATCCTGCTGGTCCGTCACTTCGAGAAACGGGCCGGCAAGCGATGATCGAGCTGAACGACGTCCACAAGAGCTTTGGCAAGGTCGAGGTGCTCAAAGGCATCACGGCGTCCGTGCAGAAGGGCGAGGTGGTTTGTATCATCGGCCCCTCCGGCTCGGGCAAGTCGACCATCCTGCGCTGTATCAACGGGCTTGAAAGCTACGACCGCGGCGAGATCAGCGTCGAAGGCCTGAAGGTCGACCGCGATGCGCCGTCGATCGTTGCCATCCGCACCCAGGTCTCGATGGTGTTCCAGCGCTTCAACCTGTTCCCCCATCGCACGGCGCTGGAGAACGTGGTCGAGGGGCCGCTCTTCGTGAAGAAGGAGCCGCGCGCGCAGGCGCTGGAGCGTGGCCGCGCACTGCTCGCCCAGGTCGGGCTCGCCGAGAAGGCGGATGCGCATCCGCCGCAGCTCTCCGGCGGCCAGCAACAGCGCGTCGCGATCGCGCGGGCGCTGGCGATGCAGCCCAAGGCGATCCTGTTCGACGAGCCGACCTCGGCGCTCGACCCTGAGCTGGTCGGCGATGTGCTCGGCGTGATGCGCAAGCTCGCGGACGACGGCATGACCATGGTCGTCGTCACCCACGAGATGGGCTTTGCCCGCGACGTCGCCGACCGCGTGCTGTTCATCGACGGCGGCGTCATCGTCGAGCAGGGGCCGGCCAAGGCGCTGCTCAATCAACCCCAGCATCCGCGCACGCAGGACTTTTTGCGCCGGGTGCTGCATCCGCTCTGATCGGTCTTTGCCATGACGACGCGCCTGCCTTTGCCGCCTTCGCTCTATGCCGACACCGCCGTCGCGCCGGTTGCCACGCCGCCGCTCGACGTCGACAAGATTGTCTCCGTCGCGATCGTCGGTGGCGGCTACACCGGCCTCTCGACCGCACTGCATCTGGCCGAGCAGGGCGTCGAAGCCCTGGTGCTGGAGGCGCAGGAGCCGGGCTGGGGCGCGTCGGGCAACAATGGCGGGCATACCAATCCCGGACTGAAGCACGACCCCGATCAGATCGAGGCCGATTTCGGCGCAGAGCTCGGCCGCCGCATGATCGATTTTTCCTACGGCACCACGAATTTCACCCACGAATTGATCCGCCGCTACCAGATTCCGTGCGAAGCGCGGCAGAACGGTACGCTGCGCGCGGCCTATCACGAGGCCAGCGCCGCCGCGATCGAGAGGACCGCGCAGCAATGCATCCGCCGCGGCATGCCGGTGTCCTATCTGAACCGCGAGCAGCTCCGCGAGATGACCGGCACCGACCGTTATATCGGTGCCATGCTGGATACCCGCGGCGGCGACCTGCATCCGCTCAGCTATGCCCGTGGCCTTGCGCGCGCTGCGATCTCGGCGGGCGCCAAGGTCTTTGGCGAGACGCCGGCATTGTCCTTGCGCCGCGACGGCTCGCGCTGGCGCATCGAGACGCCGCGCGTCGTGGTTCATGCGGACAAGGTCCTGCTCGCCACCAACGGTTTCACCGACGATCTCTGGCCAACGCTCCGCCGCACCATCGTGCCGGTGTTCTCATCGATTGCTGCCACCGCGCCGCTCTCCGATGCGGTCGCCCGTTCGATCATGCCGACGCGCTCCGTCCTGTACGAGAGCGGGCACATCACGGTCTATTACCGTATCGATCAGCAGAATCGCCTGTTGATGGGCGGCCGCGGTCCGATGCGCTGGATCAAGTCGCCGAACGACGTCGCCTATCTGATGCGATACGCGGAGAGGCTGTGGCCGCAGCTCAAGGGTGTGGCCTGGACCCACGGCTGGAATAGCCGGCTCGCCATCACCAAGGATCATTATCCGCACGTTCATGAGCCCGCGGAGAACATCCTGATCTCGCTCGGCTGCAACGGCCGCGGCGTGGCGCTCTCGACCGCGATGGGCGCGCAGCTCGCCCGCCGGCTGATCGGCGGCCCCAAGGCCGAGATCGACATGCCCGTCACCGGCATCAAGCCGATCCCGATGCACGCGTTCTGGCCGGTCGGGGTGACGACCGCGGTGATCGCGGGCCGCGTGCGCGACCGGCTCGGCATTTAGAAAAAAGGCGCCGCCCGGTTGGGAGCGACGCCTTGCACGACTTGCAGTTAAGTGCCTCAGCAGCGGCCTTGTTTCCACAGGCCGGGCGGGCACCCGTGACCACGCCAGCCGACCTTGCGGCCATGATGCCATCCGGGCGGAGTTCCATGGCGATGTGCATGGTATCCGCCATGATGGCCGTGGCCATGGCCGTGACCATGACCGCCTTTGGCCAATGCCACGCTGGGCATGGTCAAGCCGGCAGCAATGATCACTGTTGCGGCGAGCGCGAGCTTCTTCATCAGAAATCCTCTCTTGTTAGGCACGCATCTGTCCGTTCGACGAACCGACATCGATCGCCGTGTCGCGCGCAAATGCGGAGGAGTCGTGACGCTCAGTCTTCCGCCACCGCGTCAGCCCAGGGCTGGAAAATCTCGACCGCGCCGAAATTCGTGTCGCCCTCGCGCATCACCACGCTGGGGCAGGCGAATTTCTGCGGCAAGGCCTGCACCCGGCTCTCCTCATAATCGAAGCGCGCGGCCAGCGTCTTGCGTACGTCTGCTGGCAGCCGGGTGTCTCCGATCACGATCGCGCCTTCGCTGGCGTCGATGCGCGGCTGATGGATGGCGGCATCGAGATCCATGCCGAAATCCATTGCGAAGGATACGAGCTGCATCACGGAGGGCAGAATGCGGCGTCCGCCGGATGCGCCGACGGCAAGGCGCTTGCCGTCCTTGGTCTCGGCGATGACGGGCGTGTAGTTGCAAAGGCAGCGCTTGCCGGGCGCCAGCGAGTTGGTGGTGCCCGGGGTCGGGTCGAACCACATGATGCCGTTGTTCATGGTGATACCGGTGTGCGGTGTCACATATCTCGAGCCGAAGGACGAGAGCAACGTCTGCGTGACCGCCGCGATGTTGCCGTGACGATCGACCACCGAGAAATGCGTGGTGCAGGCGGGCGCCAGATATTCGGCGCCGAGCGAACGCTTGCCGTCGGCATCGCCCATGTCCTTGAGCCTTTCGCGGAAGGCCGCCTGCAAGGCGAGCGCATATTCGACATAGGTGCCGGCATCCGGCGCGCCTGCGGGCGTCAGGCTCTGCTGCAGCAGGCGCAGCGCATGCGCCATCGTCGGCCCCGCTGTGAGCTCCGGCGTCGCAAACACCTTGCCGCCGCGATAGGGGATCGCCAGCGGCGCGCGCAGATGGGCGCGGAATGCGGCGAGATCCTCGACCGACAACGAGCCGCCGTCGGCTTTGATGTCGGAGGCAATACTCCTGGCGAGATCGCCCTGGTAGAAATCGCGGGGGCCGGCGTCGGCCAGATGTGACAGCGTCGCCTTCAGGCCGTCCTGCGGCAGCCGCGTCTCGGCCTTGATGCCCCATGGCGCGCTCGGTGGCAGGCCATCCTTCAAATATGCGGCCGCACTCGCGGGATAGCGCCTCAGATCGGCGGCAGAGCCCGAGATCGTCACCGTGGTCCACCAATCGACCAGCAGGCCTTCGCCGGCGAGCGCGGCGGCCGGCGCGACCAGATCCTTCCACGGCATTTTGGTGTAGCGGCGATGCGCCTCTTCCATCCCTGCGACGACACCGGGCACGGCGATCGAACCGGGGCCGTGGACGTTGCGATCGTCCTTCACCCGCGGCCAGGGGAAGAGATCGGAGGCGGCGCCTTCCCCACTGAGCGGATAGTCGGCGGTGCGCAGGCTCTGCGGCGCGCACATGCCGTAGTCGATCACCTCGGTGCGATTTTCCTTCGCGCGGTAGAGTACCATCGCGCCGCCGCCGCCAATGCCGCTGTTCCAGGGCTCCAGCACGTTCAGCGCCATGGTGGTTGCGACGATCGCGTCCACGCAGTCGCCGCCCGCCGCCAGCACCTGCACGCCCAATTCGGCAGCTCGACGCGATTGCGAGGCGACGATGCCGCCCTTGGATGTGACGGCGGGTTTGCGGACGGTTTGGTTGAGGCTGAACTGGTGAGGCATGATGTCGTCTTGATGCTTGCCGATGGCGTCGCGGCGTTGAATTCGAGGCTCCGCAATTGGCGAAGCCCGCGGACAATGGCACATTGCGGCAAATGAGAACATCGAAAGGGAGACGCGACATGGCTGGTGTGAAACAGGCGCGGGATGGCGCAGTCGGGATCCTGACGCTCGACGAGCCGGCCAGCCTCAACGCGATGACGCCGGACCTGCTCGGCGCACTCGCTGTTGCCGTCGCCGAGATGACGCGGGACGAAGATATCCGCGCGCTGGTCCTCACCGGCGCCGGGCGCGGATTTTGCTCAGGACAGAATTTGAAGGCATCGGAAGCGCTCGGCGAGGACATCGCGGCCGGCGTGATGCGGTTTTACTGGCCGGCCTTCAAGGCCTTGCGCGAGTGCCGTGTGCCGGTGGTCGTCGCCGTCAACGGGGTGGCGGCCGGCGGCGGCTTCAGCCTGGCCATGGCCGGCGACATCATCGTTGCGGCGCGGTCGGCGAGCTTCATCCAGGTCTTCAGCCGCATCGCTCTGGTGCCCGATCTCGGCTCGACCTGGCTGCTGCCGCGCCTAATCGGCCGCCAGCGCGCGCTCGAATTGATGCTGCTGAACGAGCCGCTCACGGCCGAGCACGCCCATGAGATCGGTCTGGTGCGGCAGGTGGTCGACGATTCCAGGCTGATGGAGGAAGCCCTCGCTTTGGCGCGGCGCCTGGCCGATGGTCCGACGCGCGCCTTGGTCGCAACGCGCGCGCTCGTCGAGGAGAGCGAGCACGCGACCTACGAGGCGCAGTTCCGCCGCGAGATCGAGCTTCAGGCCACGATCCGCAAGAGCACCGACGCCATCGAGGGCCGCAATGCCTTCGTCGAGAAGCGCAAGGCGAAGTTTACTGGCAAGTAGGGGGACCGAGACGCAAATGCCCGGGACGAGCCCGGGCATGATGAGTCGGGAAGGGGTCGTCGAAAGCGACGGGGCCGCAGTCTCAGAGCGAGCGGTCCAGCCGGCTGGCCTGGTACTTGGCGCGCCATTTCGGGCCCGGTCCGCGCATATAGTGAAGCTCGGGACGGTACGGATCGCCGGCGACCCTCATCAGGGTCTGCCATTTGATGGCGACGAAGCCCAGGGGCTGGCGGAGCAGGGTCAGGGAAGCGAGCAACATCGCATCACCTCAATGAGGCTTGCCAAGCATGGCGGTGAAGGGGAGGTCAAAAATCTCCTCGCCGTCGTCGTCGCTGACATGGATCACCCAGTCGCGCCAATCCTCGTTGCTCGGCGTCAGGATCATCGACCGCATGATCTGGGCGGCGCGGTCGCGAGCCTCCGTGAGATTGGAGACGGCGGCGCCGTAGCGATCGATCAGGGTGCCCTCGGTATTGGAGCAGTGAAAGTAGACCTGGACCATATTCGCCTCCTGTAGGGAGCGGCTGGGATGGCAAACTGATACCACCCAGGGCATTCGCGAAACATTCGGGTCGAACCCGGTAAGGGAAACTACGGAGATTGGTCGGTGCCAACGCCGTTTCAGGTTTGATCACAGGCGGGTGAGCATCAACTGGACGGCGCTCCGGCGGCATGAAACAAGTTTACCGGGAATCCGGGGAAGCCACCGTGAACTACCTTACATTTCAGCGTGGAGGCAGACGCCTCCGCTTGCTTGCGGCTGTCGTCGCCGGGGCGCTGCTCGGCGTCGTACCGGGAGCGTCGTCCGAAGCGGCGAAGAAGAGCGGTTATGCGATCGGTACCGACACCTGCGGCAGCGGCGATCTCGCCTTTCCCAGGATTCAGCTCGACATGAAGGCGGGATTCTGCGCCGGCCTCGTCGCCAGCGAAGAGGACCGCCTCAGATTCCCGCGCGCGATCATCCAGCTGCCCGGCCGCGACCTGTTCGTGGTGGCGGACATGGGCGGCTGGGGCCATGCCGATGGACGGCTGCTGCTGCTCGATCCGCACGCGCCCCCGGGCCAGCGCTTCAAGGAGCTCTTGACCGGCGTCGAATATCCGTTCGGCCTGGTGGTCGGCCCCGACAAGAAGCTTTATGCCTCGACCGCAGAGACGATCTTCCGGTTCGACCCGCTCGCCGACAATCCGCGCGGCACGGTCGAGACCATCATCCGGCACATGCCCGGCCGGCGGATCGCTCTGCCCGACGGCACCAGAATCGACGACAGCGCGCATCCGCTCAAGCCGTTCGTCTTCGACCGGAACGGGCGGCTGTTCGTCAATATCGGCTCACATGACGACGACTGCGTCACGCCCGCACCGATCGCGAAGCCATGCGCGGCCGCCGAGGGCGCGTCTGCGATGGCATCGATCTGGCTGTTCACGCCGCCTGCAGGCGGCGTTTTCCCGGCGCTGACGCCTAAGGATCCCGACCCGCCGCACCGCGTCTATGCGCGCGGCTTGCGCAACTCGATGGCCTTGGCGCTGCATCCGAACTTTCCCGATGCCGGCTACGCCTTCCTGCAAGGGGAGAACGGCCGCGACCTGCCTGACATCTTCAAGCCGAACGAGGAGATCAACGCGATCGAGCCGGGCAGGCATTACGGCTGGCCGTATTGCACCGATGTGTCGACGCCGAGCCCGCAATTCAGGCGCGTGCTGCAAACCGGGGTCTACAAATCGCTCTGCACGGCCAATGCGCTCTACAAGCCGCCGCTCTCGCTGATGCCGCCGCACGGTGCGCCGCTCGCGATGCTCTATTATCGCGGCGGCAGATTTCCGGAGCTGGAGGGCAAGCTGCTGGTGGGCCTGCACGGCTATCGCCCGACCGGAAGCCGCATCCTGATCTATGACGTCGACGACCGCGGCTTCCCCAAGCCCAGCCCGGCGCCGGTGCACTACCACGTCAGTTGCGTGGCTGACCCGACCCGCAGCTTTCAGACCGACGCCGGCGAAGTCGCCGCCGCGCCGTTCGAGGAGCTGATCTCGGGCTGGCACCGCGTCAACGGCGTGCGGCCGCAAGGTGCTCCGGTCGGCATGACGGTGGCGGAGGACGGCGCGATCTGGCTGGTCGAGGACAAGAACAGGACCGTGATCCGCATCGACCGCGCCGCGGGCGATGCGGCGGCGCCGCTCCCTTGCGAGGCGCGCAGCCAGGCGATGATCGACCAGCTCGCCGCCTTCGTGGCGAGAGATGCGCAGAACACCGTCCGGCTGACGACGCTGCGCAAGAGCCTGGTCGAGAAGCATTGCGCCGGCTGCCACTCGGATTTCGGCCTCAAGCCCGGCCAATCGGAGACGGACAAGGACGGCGCTGCTCTCCGTTTCATGCTGTCGCAGGACGGCTGGATCTATCCCGGCGATCCCGACGCGGGCAGATTGCGCACGCGGCTGCGCGGTCTCGGCGCGGAGAAGCTGATGCCGCCGGGCGGCGAACACCTGCCGAAGACCGAGCCGGGTTACACGCGGCTGCTCGATACCGCTGACCTGCTGGTTGCGAAGATGGTGCCGGGCACGCGAATGCGCATCAAGTCCGGGCCGCCGCAGCGCAAGTTCTTTGGCAGGACCAATAAGGAATGCGGCGAAATACCGGCCGCCAAGGTCGTGGTCGTGACACAAAGGAGCGCTGTAGACAAACCCGGCTTCAGCCGATTCTTCCGGCCGGCCGATTCCTATCTGAACGGCGAGTGCACCGACGACGATGGCTATTACATCCGGCAGGAATTTCTGGTGCCTGTGCAGTAGCATCCTGCTCGTCGCGACGCCGCCGGCCGCTGCCGAGACCAAGCTGTTCGAAAGCGTGCAGGTGACGCCGGCGGGCGAGTATACCTTCGGCATCGAAGGGCCTGCCGCCGATCTCGACGGCAACCTCTTCGTGGTCAATTTCGGCAAGCCCGGCACCATCGGCCGGCTGCCGGCCGGCGGCACGGCGTCGGAGTTGTTCACGGTGCTGCCCGAAGGCAGCGTCGGCAACGCCATCCGTTTCGATCGCATCGGCACCATGTTCATTGCCGACTACAAGAAGCACAACATCTTCGCGATCCCGAAGGGTACGGCAGTGCCGGCCGTCTGGTTTCATTCCGACGAGATGAACCAGCCCAACGACATCACGATCGCGCGCGACGGCACGATCTATGCGAGCGATCCGAATTGGAAAGGCCGGGAAGGCTATATCTGGCGCATTGCGAAGGGCATCGACGGCAGAGTGCAGGGGCAGGTCATGTCGGCGCCGCGCGCGATGGGCACCACCAATGGCATCGATCTCAGCCCGGACGGCAAGACTCTCTATGTCGGCGAATCCAGCAGCGGCCAGATCTGGTCCTATGGCATCCGGGGCAACGATCTCGTCGACGCAAAGCTCGTCAAGTCGTTCCAGCCCGACAGCATCGACGGCCTGCGCACCGACGTCACCGGCCGTCTCTATGTGGCGCGCATTCTCAAGGGGGCGATCGCGCTGCTGAAGCCCAACGGCGTGGTCGAGCGCGAGATCGCGCTCCGGGCCAAGGAGCCGACCAATCTCGCCTTCGGCGGTGGTGACGGCAAATCCGTCTTCGTCACCCAGCGTCAGGGCGGCTTCATCGAATCCTTCCGCACCGACCAGCCCGGCCGCGAGCACTGTCTCCAGCGCGGCCGCTGCTGAGCATGATCTGGAAAAGTGTGCAGCGGTTTTCCGGAAAGATCATGCTCAAGTGAAAAGAACGTTCGGACGATCTGCTTCCGGCGCAGAGCCGCGCGACAGGTGCGGCATTCTTCTTGCTTGCATCTGGGCGCTGCGGGGACCAAGACTTTCGTGGCACGTCAAGAGAACCGCGACCACGGAGTATTTGAGTGAAAGCCGTCCATACCGAGCTGCACCGCAGCCATGATCCGCAATTCTTCCTGGTTCGCGGCGTCGTCAAGCGCACCACCGAGCAGCCCGAGCGTGCCGATCGCCTGCTCAAGGGACTGAAGGACGGCAAGCATCAACTGGTCGAGCCGACGATGTTCGGGCAGGGGCCTCGCGCGCGAATTCACAGCCCGGAATATCTGTCCTTCCTGAGTGAAGCCTGGGACGCCTGGACGGCGCTTGGCGATTCCGGCCCGGAGATGATCGGCAACATCCATCCGGTGCGCCAC
It encodes:
- a CDS encoding amino acid ABC transporter permease yields the protein MKGFWHDAVEFFPILLNGVALTIIVTIGSLLLSTVLGLIWAMMRVSGIKVLSMLSASLINVIRGIPIIVLLFYLYFVMPELGVTLSALQAAILGLGIAYSAYQAENFRAGIEAIDKGQIEAAQSIGMGWWLTMRRVVLPQAVRIVLPPYGNVMIMMLKDSSQASTITVAELALQGKLIASSTFKNTSVFTLVALMYLTMSIPLILLVRHFEKRAGKR
- a CDS encoding enoyl-CoA hydratase-related protein, yielding MAGVKQARDGAVGILTLDEPASLNAMTPDLLGALAVAVAEMTRDEDIRALVLTGAGRGFCSGQNLKASEALGEDIAAGVMRFYWPAFKALRECRVPVVVAVNGVAAGGGFSLAMAGDIIVAARSASFIQVFSRIALVPDLGSTWLLPRLIGRQRALELMLLNEPLTAEHAHEIGLVRQVVDDSRLMEEALALARRLADGPTRALVATRALVEESEHATYEAQFRREIELQATIRKSTDAIEGRNAFVEKRKAKFTGK
- a CDS encoding gamma-glutamyltransferase family protein, yielding MPHQFSLNQTVRKPAVTSKGGIVASQSRRAAELGVQVLAAGGDCVDAIVATTMALNVLEPWNSGIGGGGAMVLYRAKENRTEVIDYGMCAPQSLRTADYPLSGEGAASDLFPWPRVKDDRNVHGPGSIAVPGVVAGMEEAHRRYTKMPWKDLVAPAAALAGEGLLVDWWTTVTISGSAADLRRYPASAAAYLKDGLPPSAPWGIKAETRLPQDGLKATLSHLADAGPRDFYQGDLARSIASDIKADGGSLSVEDLAAFRAHLRAPLAIPYRGGKVFATPELTAGPTMAHALRLLQQSLTPAGAPDAGTYVEYALALQAAFRERLKDMGDADGKRSLGAEYLAPACTTHFSVVDRHGNIAAVTQTLLSSFGSRYVTPHTGITMNNGIMWFDPTPGTTNSLAPGKRCLCNYTPVIAETKDGKRLAVGASGGRRILPSVMQLVSFAMDFGMDLDAAIHQPRIDASEGAIVIGDTRLPADVRKTLAARFDYEESRVQALPQKFACPSVVMREGDTNFGAVEIFQPWADAVAED
- a CDS encoding ABC transporter substrate-binding protein, which encodes MKRFGLAAVAALAIAAVTPASAQQVLKVGSTPTGIPFTFLDTKTNTIQGIMVDLVTEVGKDAGFNVQIEPMQFSALIPSLTSSKIDIIAAAMFITPPRKEVVDFSDPIYTYGEGLVVPKSDTKAYATQDDLKGQTVGAQVGTAFVDALKKTGLFAEVKAYDTIPDILRDVNTGRLKAGYADYPILAYNLKQGGFPEVRLVDGYKPVTVGSVGIGVRKGEAALLGKINASLAKLKANGTIDKILDKWGLKAQG
- a CDS encoding amino acid ABC transporter ATP-binding protein yields the protein MIELNDVHKSFGKVEVLKGITASVQKGEVVCIIGPSGSGKSTILRCINGLESYDRGEISVEGLKVDRDAPSIVAIRTQVSMVFQRFNLFPHRTALENVVEGPLFVKKEPRAQALERGRALLAQVGLAEKADAHPPQLSGGQQQRVAIARALAMQPKAILFDEPTSALDPELVGDVLGVMRKLADDGMTMVVVTHEMGFARDVADRVLFIDGGVIVEQGPAKALLNQPQHPRTQDFLRRVLHPL
- a CDS encoding D-amino acid dehydrogenase; protein product: MKVLILGSGVIGVTSAYYLARAGHEVTVVDRQPEPALETSFANAGEVSPGYSSPWAGPGVPVKAVKWLLMKHGPLVVRPKLDPVMWVWLLKMLRNCTSARYAVNKSRMIPIAEYSRDSLRDLRRDIGIQYDERSQGTLQLFRYQAQLDGTAEDIAVLKQYGVPFEVLSREGCIAVEPALSGVKEKFVGGLRLPQDETGDCHMFTRALAKHAEALGVRFMFNTGIDRIVTDGARVSGVATSAGLLQADAYVLALGSWSSRLVAPLGISLPVYPVKGYSITVPIKDASGAPESTVMDESYKVAITRLGNRIRVGGTAEISGYSDKLYDARRATLDHSLTDLFPRGGDLAKATFWSGLRPMTPDGPPVIGPTQYANLHLNTGHGTLGWTMSCGSGRVLADMLSGRKPDIDVSALTVERYKHRFG
- a CDS encoding NAD(P)/FAD-dependent oxidoreductase, whose product is MTTRLPLPPSLYADTAVAPVATPPLDVDKIVSVAIVGGGYTGLSTALHLAEQGVEALVLEAQEPGWGASGNNGGHTNPGLKHDPDQIEADFGAELGRRMIDFSYGTTNFTHELIRRYQIPCEARQNGTLRAAYHEASAAAIERTAQQCIRRGMPVSYLNREQLREMTGTDRYIGAMLDTRGGDLHPLSYARGLARAAISAGAKVFGETPALSLRRDGSRWRIETPRVVVHADKVLLATNGFTDDLWPTLRRTIVPVFSSIAATAPLSDAVARSIMPTRSVLYESGHITVYYRIDQQNRLLMGGRGPMRWIKSPNDVAYLMRYAERLWPQLKGVAWTHGWNSRLAITKDHYPHVHEPAENILISLGCNGRGVALSTAMGAQLARRLIGGPKAEIDMPVTGIKPIPMHAFWPVGVTTAVIAGRVRDRLGI
- a CDS encoding DUF6894 family protein; translation: MVQVYFHCSNTEGTLIDRYGAAVSNLTEARDRAAQIMRSMILTPSNEDWRDWVIHVSDDDGEEIFDLPFTAMLGKPH
- a CDS encoding cupin domain-containing protein, with translation MRKPAAARPARKPKARTKAVTKPREPAMDVAVGRHIRDLRRVRQFSLETVAARTALSIGFLSQIERGLSSPSLRVLATLADVFGVGIAALFGASPSADGASDQVVTRGLQRPELKLWRTGVSKQLLSPASADNKLNLFLVHLDPGGSTGDELYTHDGEEAGLVLEGEMMLTVDSETWSLKSGDSFRFASRRPHRFSNPAEDAKAVVLWVNCVTGA